One part of the Chryseobacterium sp. 7 genome encodes these proteins:
- a CDS encoding TonB-dependent receptor, with the protein MKKVLLSAACLGTTTVFAQVKDTLQTKNVDEVVMTASRKRENIKEVPSSITVVGEKQIQSQLTVNSDITSILQYTVPSLGTNSGQTSNSGQTLRGRQVLVLIDGIPQSTPLRNGARDLRTIDPSAIERIEVIKGASSIYGNGADGGIINYITKRNKTDKKISGTSQIGFTGQPYGGTLGVRASQLLTGKIKKFDYTLSLAYERTGYTKDGDGVLISPTYSIAKMDNYNGLLKIGYDINENQRIEASYIGYSSRSDLNVGLKTGKYGITPTIGEGIGKGLETTPQGTPKNHNIRVSYDNKNLFAGTSLNINLYYQDFKTVYGYSDTFFNGGQSNVISHKKGARFNFDTQLWNSANSQGEIMYGADILNDETVQKLEDGRFWTPNMNMTNIAPFVLAKIDLFKKITIKGGLRYENIKVNVDDFNTLSTLKSDGTFTKSIPVAGGKLDYNALVGNIGIRYNIEPYINLFGSFSQAYSINELGRILRTSTSETINSLETKPIIVNNYELGATGQLSSWLNYELTSYVSTSKLGASFVQSPDRALMIQRSPEIVYGVEGFLHFTPAKWIQFGGSYSWMEGITSVKDDGDYSTKINNSRISAPKVLAYVQVRPVPALSVGLDMLHSFTQNRFEPNAKTGQYAYGEGYVPEYTVFNFKSSYEVSNNWRLSLGIENLFNKVYQPAISWWTARDSDFTNALGLRGTFMIEYKF; encoded by the coding sequence ATGAAAAAAGTGCTTTTATCAGCTGCCTGCTTAGGGACGACTACCGTTTTTGCTCAGGTAAAAGATACCCTACAGACTAAAAATGTAGACGAGGTTGTCATGACGGCTTCAAGAAAAAGGGAGAACATCAAAGAAGTTCCAAGCTCTATTACCGTGGTAGGAGAAAAACAGATTCAGTCTCAACTGACTGTTAACTCAGATATTACAAGCATCCTGCAATATACGGTTCCAAGTTTAGGAACCAATTCAGGGCAGACTTCCAACTCCGGACAGACGTTAAGAGGACGCCAGGTTCTGGTTTTGATTGATGGAATTCCACAGTCTACCCCACTTCGTAACGGAGCCAGAGATTTAAGGACGATCGACCCTTCAGCCATTGAAAGAATTGAGGTGATCAAAGGAGCATCTTCTATCTATGGAAACGGAGCAGATGGTGGGATTATCAATTATATTACAAAAAGAAACAAAACAGATAAAAAGATCTCCGGAACTTCTCAGATTGGTTTTACCGGACAGCCTTACGGTGGTACGTTAGGAGTAAGAGCCAGCCAGCTTTTAACCGGGAAAATCAAGAAGTTTGATTATACCCTTTCATTAGCCTATGAAAGAACAGGATATACAAAGGACGGAGACGGCGTTTTGATAAGCCCTACTTACAGTATAGCAAAGATGGATAACTACAATGGATTGCTGAAAATAGGGTATGACATCAACGAGAACCAAAGAATTGAAGCATCTTACATTGGTTATTCTTCAAGATCAGACCTGAATGTAGGTTTAAAAACAGGGAAATACGGCATCACGCCTACCATTGGTGAAGGAATTGGAAAAGGACTGGAAACAACGCCTCAGGGAACACCAAAAAATCACAATATCAGAGTAAGCTATGACAACAAGAACCTGTTTGCAGGAACTTCTTTAAATATCAATCTTTATTATCAGGATTTCAAAACCGTTTACGGATACAGTGATACCTTTTTCAATGGCGGACAGTCGAATGTTATTTCCCATAAAAAAGGAGCAAGATTCAATTTTGACACCCAGCTTTGGAATTCAGCCAACTCTCAGGGAGAAATCATGTATGGAGCTGATATTCTGAATGATGAGACTGTACAGAAGCTGGAAGACGGCCGTTTCTGGACTCCTAATATGAACATGACTAATATTGCGCCTTTCGTGTTGGCTAAAATTGACCTGTTTAAAAAAATAACCATTAAAGGAGGACTTCGCTACGAAAACATCAAAGTAAATGTAGATGATTTCAATACGCTTTCTACACTGAAAAGTGACGGAACTTTCACCAAAAGTATTCCTGTAGCCGGTGGAAAACTGGATTATAATGCTTTGGTAGGAAATATTGGTATCCGTTATAATATTGAACCTTATATCAACCTTTTCGGAAGCTTCTCTCAAGCCTACTCTATCAATGAGCTAGGAAGAATTTTAAGAACCTCAACTTCTGAAACTATCAATAGCCTGGAAACCAAACCCATCATCGTTAACAATTACGAATTGGGTGCAACGGGACAGCTTTCCAGCTGGTTGAACTATGAATTAACATCGTATGTAAGTACTTCTAAACTTGGAGCATCATTTGTACAGAGCCCGGACAGAGCATTAATGATTCAGAGGTCACCAGAAATTGTATATGGTGTAGAAGGATTTTTACATTTTACTCCTGCAAAATGGATTCAGTTTGGCGGAAGCTACAGCTGGATGGAAGGAATTACCTCTGTAAAAGATGACGGTGACTACTCTACAAAGATCAACAACAGCAGAATTTCTGCACCAAAAGTATTGGCCTATGTTCAGGTAAGACCTGTTCCTGCTCTATCTGTCGGGCTGGATATGCTTCATTCTTTTACACAAAACAGATTCGAACCTAATGCTAAAACGGGACAGTATGCCTACGGGGAAGGATATGTTCCGGAATATACCGTTTTTAACTTCAAATCCAGCTACGAAGTAAGTAACAACTGGAGACTGTCATTAGGTATTGAAAACCTGTTCAATAAAGTATATCAGCCTGCTATTTCATGGTGGACTGCCAGAGACAGTGACTTTACGAATGCTCTCGGACTGAGAGGAACATTCATGATTGAATATAAATTTTAA
- a CDS encoding ROK family protein: MSLIDLSKQVALGVDIGGTNTKFGIVNHRGEVLDKGNLRTDAYDKVEDFIDALYEHVHPMMEKYGTEAHFDGIGVGAPNANYYKGTIELAPNLPWKGVIPFAELMTAKFNLPCTVTNDANAAALGEMLFGAARGMKDFIMITLGTGVGSGIIANGSLIYGHDGFAGELGHTIVKPGGRKHWSTGSEGSLEAYASATGITITAKKMRAEFPESMLNQYPEDEINSKTVYECAVKEDPIAIEVFRYTGQKLGEALANFVMFSSPEAILLFGGVIKAGDFILKPAKLHMERNLLPIFRNKVKLVFSELDEADAAILGASALVWEK, encoded by the coding sequence ATGTCATTAATAGATTTATCAAAACAAGTTGCCCTTGGAGTTGACATCGGCGGAACCAATACTAAATTCGGAATTGTAAACCACCGTGGAGAAGTTCTGGATAAAGGAAATCTTAGAACAGATGCTTACGATAAAGTAGAAGATTTCATTGATGCTTTATATGAACATGTTCATCCAATGATGGAAAAGTATGGGACTGAAGCACACTTTGACGGAATTGGAGTAGGCGCACCCAATGCAAACTACTACAAAGGAACCATAGAACTGGCCCCCAACCTTCCATGGAAAGGCGTAATTCCTTTCGCTGAGCTGATGACTGCAAAATTCAATCTGCCTTGTACAGTGACCAATGATGCGAATGCTGCAGCATTGGGAGAAATGCTTTTCGGAGCGGCAAGAGGAATGAAAGATTTCATCATGATCACCTTGGGAACAGGAGTAGGCAGTGGAATCATCGCTAACGGAAGTTTAATCTATGGACATGACGGGTTTGCCGGAGAATTAGGACATACGATTGTAAAACCAGGCGGAAGAAAGCACTGGAGCACAGGTTCTGAAGGAAGTCTGGAAGCATACGCCTCTGCTACCGGAATTACCATTACAGCAAAGAAAATGAGAGCCGAATTTCCAGAATCAATGCTGAATCAATATCCTGAAGACGAAATTAATTCTAAAACAGTATACGAATGTGCCGTTAAAGAAGACCCAATTGCTATTGAAGTTTTCAGATATACAGGACAGAAGCTGGGTGAAGCATTAGCTAATTTTGTAATGTTCTCTTCACCTGAAGCTATTCTTCTTTTCGGAGGAGTAATTAAAGCCGGAGATTTTATTTTAAAACCTGCTAAGCTTCATATGGAAAGAAACCTTCTTCCCATTTTCAGAAATAAAGTAAAGCTGGTATTCAGTGAACTAGACGAAGCAGATGCTGCTATTCTTGGAGCAAGTGCTTTGGTTTGGGAAAAATAA
- a CDS encoding PepSY-associated TM helix domain-containing protein, which translates to MKKNHHHKKKPGFFKKWSAKLHLWFGLAIGFLIFIISITGALYVFKDEVENITRKDVMYHHEQNIEQKQVLPIRVMEKAVAEQVKEKYPIHWVNVPIDKKMSYMFFWYEHNTNAWNYFDEFPIYKQAYVNPYTGKVLGVYDEKNGFFNIIKMIHWSFLLKQDWGTYVVGIPVIIFVIMLISGIILWWPKNKAARKQRFAFKWKNIKSWKRKNYDLHNVLGFYASIFALIFSITGLFYAFFVVQAMIYVLFSGGETKYPDFSHIKTKAPIELRTEGTLDKIINTVQTKYPDSYGFAIDLGHPHMDDHEHPNFEVYVKHLSYSYHKSSSLIFDENSGELLHTHDPKDKNFGEKVVSANYDIHVGAILGLPTKIIAFIVSIICASLPVTGFMIWWGRKKKKTVKPV; encoded by the coding sequence ATGAAGAAAAACCATCATCATAAAAAGAAACCGGGCTTTTTCAAAAAATGGTCTGCCAAACTGCACCTCTGGTTCGGATTGGCAATAGGCTTTCTGATCTTTATTATCTCTATTACCGGAGCATTATACGTTTTTAAGGATGAAGTGGAAAACATCACCCGAAAAGATGTAATGTACCACCATGAGCAAAATATCGAGCAGAAACAGGTACTTCCTATCCGAGTGATGGAAAAAGCTGTTGCCGAACAGGTCAAAGAGAAATATCCAATCCACTGGGTAAACGTTCCTATTGACAAAAAAATGTCTTATATGTTCTTCTGGTATGAACATAATACAAATGCCTGGAATTATTTTGATGAATTTCCTATCTATAAACAGGCTTATGTAAATCCATACACCGGAAAAGTACTTGGAGTATATGATGAAAAAAACGGATTCTTTAACATTATAAAAATGATCCACTGGAGCTTCCTTTTGAAGCAGGACTGGGGAACTTATGTAGTAGGAATTCCTGTTATTATTTTCGTTATTATGCTGATTTCCGGAATCATTCTTTGGTGGCCTAAGAATAAAGCAGCCAGAAAACAACGTTTCGCATTCAAATGGAAAAATATTAAAAGCTGGAAACGAAAGAACTATGATCTTCATAATGTATTAGGATTTTATGCCTCTATCTTTGCTTTGATCTTCTCTATTACCGGACTTTTCTATGCATTTTTTGTAGTTCAGGCCATGATCTACGTACTATTTTCCGGAGGAGAAACCAAGTACCCGGACTTTTCCCATATCAAGACAAAAGCTCCTATTGAGCTGAGAACAGAAGGAACACTTGATAAAATCATCAATACAGTACAAACAAAATATCCGGATTCTTATGGTTTTGCTATAGATTTGGGGCACCCACATATGGATGACCATGAACATCCTAACTTTGAAGTGTATGTAAAACACCTTTCTTATTCTTACCATAAAAGCAGCAGCTTAATCTTTGATGAAAACTCAGGAGAGCTTCTTCATACTCATGATCCGAAGGACAAAAACTTCGGGGAAAAGGTAGTGAGTGCCAATTATGATATTCACGTAGGTGCTATTTTAGGGCTTCCAACAAAGATCATTGCTTTTATTGTAAGTATTATCTGTGCCTCTCTTCCGGTTACCGGATTTATGATCTGGTGGGGAAGAAAAAAGAAAAAAACAGTAAAACCAGTTTAA